One genomic region from Deltaproteobacteria bacterium encodes:
- a CDS encoding restriction endonuclease — protein sequence MTDHTPATVTGLTNQLMGLTIGRVDITLPFGREIFLIKTRVAGTGYYQADEARPRLGPNQTLVLKRQPDNPHDELAIEIFTTDGQKLGYVPKKDNPVIARLMDAGKIISATLSWMDETAQDVWVDMNVDIVLKDI from the coding sequence ATGACCGACCACACCCCCGCCACCGTCACCGGCTTGACCAACCAGCTCATGGGCTTGACCATCGGCCGAGTGGACATCACCCTGCCCTTTGGCCGGGAAATCTTTCTCATCAAGACCCGCGTGGCCGGCACCGGCTACTACCAGGCCGATGAAGCCAGACCACGTCTCGGTCCGAACCAGACCCTCGTCCTCAAACGCCAGCCGGACAATCCCCACGACGAACTGGCCATCGAGATATTCACCACCGATGGTCAGAAACTCGGCTACGTGCCCAAAAAGGACAACCCGGTCATCGCCCGGCTCATGGACGCCGGCAAGATCATTTCGGCCACCCTGTCCTGGATGGACGAGACGGCCCAAGACGTCTGGGTGGACATGAATGTGGACATCGTCCTCAAGGACATCTGA
- a CDS encoding DUF1566 domain-containing protein: MDKIRTPVLSATGQSRCFDTHGRPVFCPGSGQDGEFQLGAALPSTERFSVQGPTVLDHLTGLTFLRDAAPFTFPLSWKETRQAMTELNARAPGGHDDWRLPTRRELASLVHFGSANPALPSTHPFENVFSGKYWTATDWAGNPDLAWFVQFSGGREFFEEKSRPCMAWPVRGNWPGSENLKAKNRFKIANDVVFDPATGLTWAPKADLCGPCDWDGALQAVAMIRQANHLGRNDWRLPNIRELLSLVDTDRHSPALPSVHPFTELGEVYWSSTSSSMEPNWAMCLYLNKGALGVGVKTESDFLAWAVAGPGERG; this comes from the coding sequence ATGGACAAAATCCGGACGCCTGTTCTTTCGGCCACCGGCCAAAGCCGGTGTTTCGACACCCACGGGCGTCCGGTTTTCTGCCCAGGAAGCGGCCAGGATGGAGAATTTCAATTGGGGGCCGCTCTTCCATCCACCGAACGTTTTTCAGTCCAGGGACCTACAGTTCTCGACCACCTGACTGGTCTGACCTTTCTCCGCGACGCAGCCCCCTTCACCTTTCCCCTGTCCTGGAAAGAAACCCGGCAGGCCATGACCGAACTGAATGCACGGGCTCCGGGCGGACACGACGATTGGCGTTTGCCGACTAGGCGTGAACTGGCCTCCCTCGTCCATTTCGGATCGGCCAACCCGGCCCTGCCCTCGACCCACCCTTTTGAGAACGTCTTTTCCGGAAAATACTGGACGGCCACCGACTGGGCCGGAAACCCTGATCTGGCCTGGTTTGTCCAATTCTCTGGAGGGCGGGAATTTTTCGAAGAAAAATCCCGGCCCTGCATGGCTTGGCCGGTCCGTGGGAACTGGCCCGGGTCCGAGAACCTGAAAGCCAAAAACCGGTTCAAGATTGCAAACGACGTGGTTTTTGACCCAGCCACCGGCCTGACCTGGGCTCCGAAAGCCGATCTCTGTGGGCCCTGCGATTGGGACGGAGCCTTGCAGGCCGTCGCAATGATCAGGCAGGCCAATCATCTCGGTCGAAACGACTGGCGTCTGCCCAACATCCGAGAACTCCTGTCCCTGGTGGACACGGACCGCCACTCCCCCGCCCTACCTTCGGTCCATCCGTTCACCGAACTTGGAGAGGTGTATTGGTCGTCCACCAGTTCAAGCATGGAACCGAACTGGGCCATGTGTCTGTACTTGAACAAGGGAGCCCTTGGCGTGGGCGTCAAGACCGAAAGCGATTTTCTGGCCTGGGCCGTGGCCGGACCGGGCGAGCGAGGATAA
- the gap gene encoding type I glyceraldehyde-3-phosphate dehydrogenase — protein MAKTRIAINGFGRIGRQVLKTVWEHHRETMEVVAVNDLFDVATNAHLLRHDTSYGPFSADVSIQDREMIVGSWTIQNYAEMDPSRIPWGKHGVDIVVESTGVFRTGPKAAQHIAAGAKKVIISAPAKEEDLTVVMGVNENQYDPGRHNILSNASCTTNCLAPVVKVIHQAFGIEKGVMTTIHSYTNDQRILDLPHKDLRRARAAACNMIPTSTGAAKAVALVIPEMKGKFDGFSVRVPTPTVSLVDFAAVLSREATTEEVRSALKAAADGPLKGILGYSEEPLVSSDYIGDSRSGIVDADYTKVQSGNLLKALIWYDNEWGYSCRVADLADYMAGKGF, from the coding sequence ATGGCAAAAACCAGAATCGCCATCAACGGGTTCGGCCGCATCGGTCGCCAGGTCTTGAAGACCGTTTGGGAGCATCATCGGGAGACCATGGAGGTCGTGGCCGTGAACGACCTCTTCGACGTGGCCACCAATGCGCATCTGCTCAGACATGACACGAGCTACGGGCCCTTCTCCGCAGACGTGTCCATCCAGGACCGGGAAATGATCGTTGGGTCCTGGACCATTCAAAACTATGCCGAAATGGACCCCTCCCGCATCCCTTGGGGGAAACACGGCGTGGACATCGTGGTCGAGTCCACCGGGGTTTTCCGGACCGGACCCAAGGCCGCCCAGCACATTGCCGCCGGGGCCAAGAAGGTCATCATCAGTGCTCCGGCCAAGGAAGAGGATCTGACGGTGGTCATGGGTGTGAACGAAAATCAGTATGATCCCGGCAGGCATAACATCCTGTCCAACGCCTCATGTACGACCAATTGTCTGGCCCCGGTGGTCAAGGTCATCCATCAGGCCTTCGGCATCGAAAAAGGGGTCATGACCACCATTCACTCCTACACCAACGACCAGCGGATCCTCGATCTCCCCCACAAGGATCTGCGCCGGGCCCGGGCCGCGGCGTGCAACATGATCCCAACCAGCACCGGCGCGGCCAAGGCCGTAGCCCTGGTCATCCCGGAGATGAAGGGAAAATTCGACGGATTCTCCGTACGCGTGCCCACGCCCACGGTATCCCTGGTGGACTTCGCCGCCGTCCTGTCCAGGGAGGCCACCACCGAGGAGGTCAGGTCGGCCCTCAAGGCCGCGGCCGATGGTCCCCTCAAAGGCATTCTCGGTTACTCGGAGGAACCCCTGGTCTCATCCGATTACATTGGCGATTCCCGTTCAGGCATCGTCGATGCCGACTACACCAAGGTCCAGAGCGGCAACTTGCTCAAGGCCCTGATCTGGTACGACAACGAATGGGGCTATTCCTGCCGGGTGGCCGATCTGGCCGATTACATGGCCGGGAAGGGATTCTGA
- a CDS encoding GAF domain-containing protein, translating into MSSKDTTYFNALYQVARVINSSLEPKKVLERIAEQVTTATGSKACNIRLLDKNKNHLLPGASYGLSDGYMRKGTVEVDKSGVDRKILAGEIIQIENACEDPGFQYPDKAKEEGFTSILMLPLQTEGDKVIGVLRIYSEKPRKFAKDEIEFAQAVASLSAIAINNARMHEALNLNYQILNEYQYQIFED; encoded by the coding sequence ATGTCGAGCAAGGATACGACCTACTTCAACGCCTTGTACCAAGTTGCAAGAGTCATCAACTCGAGTCTCGAACCGAAAAAAGTTCTAGAGAGGATCGCCGAACAGGTGACCACTGCTACCGGATCTAAGGCCTGCAACATCAGGCTGCTGGACAAGAACAAAAACCATCTTTTGCCTGGAGCGTCCTACGGACTGAGCGATGGCTACATGCGTAAGGGAACCGTGGAGGTCGACAAGAGCGGTGTTGACAGGAAGATCCTGGCCGGCGAGATCATCCAGATCGAGAACGCCTGCGAAGATCCCGGGTTTCAGTACCCAGACAAGGCCAAAGAGGAAGGTTTCACCTCCATTCTCATGCTCCCTCTGCAGACCGAGGGGGATAAGGTCATCGGTGTCCTGCGGATCTACTCCGAAAAGCCCCGCAAATTTGCTAAGGACGAGATAGAATTCGCTCAGGCAGTGGCCAGTCTGAGCGCCATCGCCATCAACAACGCCCGCATGCACGAGGCCTTGAATCTCAACTACCAGATTCTCAACGAGTATCAGTACCAAATTTTTGAGGACTGA
- the nadB gene encoding L-aspartate oxidase → MGSRISTSILIIGTGITGCVAALTLADAGFDVLMVNSGPDMDSGNTALAQGGIVWKADDDEPALLEQDMITAGWGLNYRPALHFLSRKGPRAVEDMLIDRLKVPFTSGATGPSLTREGGHSRARILYCADYTGRAIMDCLQRAVTESENITILNNRTAIDLLTTFHHSRHMALRYHLENKCVGAYVLNSETREVDTIFADFTLLASGGLGQIFLHTTNTRHSVGSGLSMASRAGVKLVNIEFIQFHPTALFHRSPRKFLISEAVRGEGAILINSRGERFMARYDERGELAPRDIVTRSIVDEMLSCGDDCVYLDLSRCKCPDVTERFPTIARQCREIGVDISHDLIPVVPAAHYFCGGILVDIFGRTTLKRLYAAGECACTGIHGANRLASTSLLEALVWGMSAGRHIAANYGRMGRLTPRTRDSIGDWVNLGQEANEDPALIAQDWASIKHTMWNYVGISRTEPRLRRAFEDLRNLNKCMHDFYKNTPISKPIVDLFHGCQSAYIITIAAMRNKTTQGCHHRLDAS, encoded by the coding sequence ATGGGATCCAGAATCAGCACGTCCATCCTGATCATCGGTACGGGCATCACAGGCTGCGTGGCCGCCCTGACCCTTGCCGATGCCGGGTTCGACGTTCTCATGGTCAATTCCGGCCCGGACATGGACAGCGGCAACACTGCCCTGGCCCAGGGCGGCATCGTCTGGAAGGCCGACGACGATGAACCTGCCCTGCTCGAACAGGACATGATTACTGCCGGCTGGGGGCTCAACTACCGCCCCGCTTTGCATTTCCTTTCCCGCAAGGGTCCTCGGGCCGTGGAGGACATGCTCATCGACCGTCTGAAGGTTCCCTTTACATCCGGAGCGACCGGTCCTTCCCTGACCCGGGAAGGCGGACACAGTCGGGCCAGAATCCTCTACTGTGCCGACTATACCGGCCGGGCCATCATGGACTGCCTGCAACGGGCCGTTACCGAATCCGAAAACATCACCATCTTGAACAATAGGACGGCCATCGACCTGTTGACCACCTTTCACCACTCCCGGCACATGGCCCTGCGCTACCATCTGGAGAACAAATGCGTCGGAGCCTATGTCCTGAACTCCGAAACACGGGAAGTGGACACAATCTTCGCCGATTTCACCCTTCTGGCCAGCGGCGGCCTGGGGCAGATATTCCTCCACACGACCAACACCAGGCACAGCGTAGGCTCGGGTCTGTCCATGGCTTCCAGGGCCGGGGTCAAGCTGGTCAACATCGAGTTCATCCAGTTCCACCCCACGGCCCTGTTTCATCGCTCACCGCGAAAATTCCTCATTTCCGAGGCCGTCCGGGGCGAAGGTGCCATTCTAATCAACAGCCGGGGCGAACGCTTCATGGCCCGCTACGACGAACGGGGTGAGTTGGCCCCCAGAGACATAGTCACCCGATCCATCGTTGACGAGATGCTCTCATGCGGAGACGACTGCGTCTACCTCGACCTATCCCGATGCAAATGCCCGGACGTGACCGAACGCTTTCCGACCATCGCCCGCCAATGTCGAGAAATCGGAGTGGACATCTCCCACGATCTCATTCCCGTGGTTCCAGCGGCTCATTATTTCTGTGGGGGAATTCTGGTCGACATCTTTGGCCGCACGACCCTCAAGCGACTCTACGCCGCCGGGGAATGCGCCTGTACCGGCATCCATGGGGCCAATCGCCTGGCCTCGACCTCCCTTTTGGAGGCCCTGGTCTGGGGTATGAGCGCCGGCCGCCACATTGCCGCCAACTATGGTCGAATGGGACGGCTGACCCCCCGGACACGGGACTCCATCGGCGACTGGGTCAACCTCGGCCAGGAAGCCAATGAAGACCCGGCTCTCATCGCTCAGGACTGGGCGAGCATCAAGCACACCATGTGGAACTACGTGGGCATTTCCCGGACAGAGCCCCGTCTCAGACGGGCCTTCGAGGACCTGCGCAATCTGAACAAGTGCATGCACGACTTCTACAAAAACACTCCCATTTCCAAACCTATTGTCGATCTTTTCCATGGTTGCCAATCGGCCTACATCATCACCATCGCTGCCATGCGCAACAAGACCACCCAAGGCTGCCACCATCGGCTGGACGCCTCCTGA
- the nadA gene encoding quinolinate synthase NadA, protein MTSSDIIHQARERLGTRLAILAHHYQADEIVRHADITGDSLELARKIPELSAEFIVFCGVSFMAETAAVLTSPGQKVVSPDPGADCVMAETAPAVLVRTVLERLRAGGKDVVPLAYVNSSLEVKAICGRFGGAVCTSANARTMLEWALEGGRSVLFLPDRNLGMNTARTLGLDEKRIRLLDVRQKGRFIDQDTAALPLLHLWPGVCAVHFRLRPEHVLQARRTCPTARVLVHPECNPEVVSMADKAGSTSLLIREVRSAPDGLPVYVGTESNLVNRLARERGHRGPVLPLAETFCSNMARVTEAKLANILEHVEGETGLGVPPAQKDHALSALNTMLEACSVQRSQ, encoded by the coding sequence ATGACTTCATCCGACATCATCCACCAGGCCAGGGAACGGCTCGGAACCCGCCTGGCCATCCTGGCCCACCATTACCAAGCCGATGAAATCGTCAGGCATGCAGACATCACCGGCGACTCTTTGGAACTGGCCCGAAAAATTCCCGAGCTGTCGGCCGAATTCATCGTCTTTTGCGGGGTGTCCTTTATGGCCGAGACTGCAGCGGTTCTGACCTCGCCCGGACAGAAGGTCGTCTCTCCCGACCCCGGGGCCGACTGCGTCATGGCCGAGACCGCTCCAGCCGTTCTGGTCCGGACGGTTCTCGAACGACTCCGGGCCGGTGGCAAGGACGTCGTCCCCCTAGCCTACGTCAACTCGAGCCTGGAGGTGAAGGCCATCTGCGGCCGATTCGGCGGGGCGGTTTGCACTTCGGCCAACGCCAGAACCATGCTCGAATGGGCTTTGGAAGGAGGACGATCCGTGCTTTTCTTGCCTGACCGCAATCTTGGCATGAACACGGCCCGAACTCTGGGGCTGGACGAAAAGCGAATACGACTCCTCGACGTCAGACAAAAAGGTCGGTTTATCGACCAGGACACGGCCGCCCTACCCCTCCTCCACCTTTGGCCAGGAGTCTGCGCCGTGCATTTTCGGCTTCGACCCGAACATGTGCTTCAAGCCCGTAGAACTTGCCCGACGGCCCGAGTTCTCGTCCACCCCGAATGCAACCCGGAAGTCGTCTCCATGGCCGACAAGGCCGGATCAACCTCACTCTTGATTCGCGAGGTCCGTTCCGCACCTGACGGCCTGCCCGTGTACGTCGGCACGGAATCCAATCTCGTCAACCGTCTGGCCCGGGAACGGGGACATCGAGGCCCGGTGCTGCCCCTGGCCGAAACCTTTTGCTCGAACATGGCCCGAGTAACCGAGGCCAAACTGGCCAATATTCTTGAACATGTCGAAGGGGAAACCGGACTCGGCGTCCCCCCCGCCCAGAAAGACCACGCTCTATCCGCCCTGAACACCATGCTCGAAGCATGTTCCGTTCAAAGGAGTCAATGA
- the nadC gene encoding carboxylating nicotinate-nucleotide diphosphorylase encodes MSLPFPNFVRDFLDALPDRGRAQVTDVIDRALNEDGPDLTSRAVFGPLENMAAEIVAKQDAVVAGLPMAWLILKRTSSLEATGPCMVRLDVPEGRWVFPGQVAAEISGPAAVILRAERTIMNVLCHLSGIATHTAAHVRALAGSGCTLLDTRKTTPGLRFLEKYAVRMGGARNHRLGLDDMLMLKDNHIDRAGSITRAVELVRSVHGPELVLEVECRTVDDVREAVNCSGVQRIMFDNMDPETISRSLELVPSGMETEISGGVTLANIADLGRLGAGFISCGALTASAPSADFSMRCTRTPA; translated from the coding sequence ATGTCCTTACCGTTTCCAAACTTTGTTCGCGATTTTCTTGATGCCCTGCCCGATCGGGGTCGAGCCCAGGTCACCGATGTCATCGACCGGGCCTTGAATGAAGATGGTCCTGATTTGACATCAAGAGCCGTTTTTGGCCCCCTTGAGAACATGGCCGCCGAGATCGTGGCCAAGCAGGATGCCGTGGTGGCGGGTTTGCCCATGGCCTGGCTTATTCTGAAACGAACATCGAGCTTGGAAGCGACCGGACCATGCATGGTCCGGCTGGATGTCCCGGAAGGCCGATGGGTTTTTCCGGGACAGGTAGCGGCCGAAATTTCGGGCCCGGCCGCTGTCATCCTCAGGGCTGAGCGGACAATCATGAATGTTCTCTGCCATCTCTCGGGCATTGCCACGCATACGGCTGCCCATGTCCGGGCCTTGGCCGGGTCAGGATGCACGCTTCTGGATACCCGCAAGACTACTCCCGGTCTGCGATTTCTCGAAAAATACGCCGTTCGCATGGGCGGGGCCCGCAATCATCGACTCGGCCTGGACGACATGCTCATGCTCAAGGACAACCATATCGACCGGGCGGGAAGCATCACCCGAGCCGTTGAGCTGGTCCGATCCGTTCATGGCCCGGAGCTTGTCCTTGAGGTCGAATGCCGAACCGTGGACGATGTCCGCGAGGCCGTAAACTGTTCCGGAGTGCAGCGAATCATGTTCGACAACATGGACCCGGAAACCATCTCCCGATCTCTAGAACTCGTCCCGTCTGGCATGGAAACCGAAATAAGCGGCGGAGTGACCTTGGCCAACATCGCCGACCTTGGCCGTCTGGGGGCCGGGTTCATTTCCTGCGGGGCGCTCACGGCATCGGCCCCCAGTGCCGATTTCAGCATGCGCTGCACAAGGACACCGGCATGA